A region of Bacillota bacterium DNA encodes the following proteins:
- a CDS encoding ABC transporter ATP-binding protein — protein sequence MALLELEGVTVRFGGLVAVNDLSFTVEDGAIHGLIGPNGAGKSTVFNCISRFTKPAAGVIRFAGRELACEPHEVVLRGISRTFQNVELFRGQTVIDNVLLGLHTIGSVDFVRGAFLGPRARHEEAGLRERAAEILRMLGIAEYGPRLAYGLPYGVQKLVELARTLVSRPRLLLLDEPVAGMNSTERAELAGVIRKVRDDLGITVLLVEHDMSIVMGLCDKITVMNFGSKIAEGTPLEVQRDPQVIEAYLGEDAQNAPAL from the coding sequence GTGGCGCTGCTTGAACTCGAGGGTGTGACCGTGAGATTCGGAGGTCTCGTTGCGGTAAATGATCTGAGCTTTACGGTGGAGGACGGAGCGATCCATGGTCTCATCGGTCCGAACGGCGCCGGGAAGAGCACGGTGTTCAATTGCATCAGCAGGTTCACTAAGCCTGCTGCGGGCGTCATCCGGTTCGCGGGCAGGGAGCTTGCGTGTGAGCCGCACGAGGTTGTCCTTAGAGGGATCAGCAGGACGTTTCAGAACGTTGAGCTCTTCCGGGGGCAGACCGTCATAGATAACGTGCTCCTCGGGCTCCACACAATTGGGTCTGTGGATTTCGTGCGCGGGGCGTTCCTGGGCCCGCGGGCACGTCACGAAGAGGCGGGTCTCCGGGAGAGGGCGGCGGAGATCCTCCGGATGCTGGGCATCGCCGAGTACGGCCCTAGGCTTGCGTACGGCCTGCCGTACGGCGTTCAGAAGCTGGTCGAACTCGCACGCACACTGGTATCGCGGCCAAGGCTCCTTCTGCTGGACGAACCCGTGGCGGGCATGAACTCTACGGAACGTGCCGAGCTCGCCGGCGTAATCAGGAAAGTGCGGGACGACCTTGGGATCACGGTGCTTCTCGTGGAACATGACATGTCCATAGTGATGGGCCTGTGCGACAAGATCACGGTTATGAACTTCGGGAGCAAGATCGCTGAGGGAACGCCTCTCGAGGTTCAGCGCGATCCGCAGGTTATCGAGGCCTACCTCGGGGAGGATGCCCAAAATGCTCCGGCTTTGTGA
- a CDS encoding HD domain-containing protein produces the protein MWYYGIAKESVAGGRSVLTLKDVQGNANFRLLISKANEYLSLLGYTEHGLRHVTYVSTMTAYILRSLGYDERTVELGAISGYLHDIGNMHNRKYHGPTGANIVFTELRMLGMPLDEICTITTAIANHEEEIGIPVSPVSAALIIADKSDAHRTRVRMRRAHDIHDRVNLAITDSALTVDSKRKTITLDISFDTTECQIMDYFEIYLTRMEMCKQAASLLGCRFRLVINGLELLGQVQPKAPTEAAPQIASSQAGA, from the coding sequence ATGTGGTATTATGGTATAGCCAAGGAGAGTGTTGCGGGAGGGAGGAGCGTGTTGACGCTAAAAGACGTCCAAGGGAATGCCAATTTCCGGTTGCTCATAAGCAAGGCCAACGAGTACTTGTCGCTGCTCGGTTACACCGAACACGGACTGCGCCACGTGACGTACGTGTCCACGATGACGGCGTACATTCTGAGGAGCTTAGGATACGACGAGAGGACGGTCGAGCTCGGAGCCATCTCAGGTTATCTGCATGACATCGGGAACATGCACAATCGGAAGTACCACGGGCCCACCGGCGCGAACATCGTGTTCACGGAGCTTCGCATGCTGGGAATGCCGCTGGACGAGATCTGCACGATCACGACGGCCATAGCCAACCACGAAGAGGAGATAGGCATCCCCGTGAGCCCAGTGTCGGCGGCGCTCATCATCGCCGATAAGAGCGACGCTCACCGAACCCGGGTAAGGATGAGGCGGGCGCATGACATCCACGACAGGGTCAACCTCGCCATAACCGATTCAGCCTTGACGGTGGATAGCAAACGCAAGACCATTACGCTGGATATATCCTTTGATACTACCGAGTGCCAGATCATGGATTATTTCGAGATATACCTGACTCGCATGGAGATGTGCAAGCAAGCGGCCTCGCTTCTGGGCTGCAGGTTCAGGCTGGTCATAAACGGGCTCGAACTCCTCGGACAAGTGCAGCCCAAGGCGCCTACGGAGGCCGCCCCGCAGATAGCCTCGTCTCAGGCGGGTGCCTAG
- a CDS encoding polyprenyl synthetase family protein produces the protein MGKPLVSGWSSHPLLAESLKKVEAYLEEQLSTGHSLISDAVMSLLRAGGKRVRPALVLASGMFGEADLSKLVPVASAIEIVHMATLIHDDIIDGADTRRGVKTVHARYGPDVAVFTGDYLFTRAFRILSEYASHEMLSSVARAVQEVCEGEIEQYESRRNVAVSFGQYLRRIRQKTAMLFALSCYAGALVAEAPRSTADALRRFGLHLGVAFQIADDILDFSQDSATTGKPAGHDIACGVYTLPVIYALESAKWSNELRNLLNGLDVNGASPGSSGCENEPCGSRNGNAAGDSARDAAWDAARERVIAIVRESGALRRASRTAERCAARAKRCLASLPDGAGKDILTDILVSAVYRSS, from the coding sequence ATGGGCAAACCTTTGGTATCCGGGTGGTCGTCTCATCCTTTGCTTGCCGAAAGCTTGAAAAAGGTCGAGGCCTACCTCGAAGAGCAGCTATCCACCGGCCACAGCCTCATTTCGGACGCGGTGATGTCTCTCCTCAGGGCAGGCGGGAAGCGCGTTCGTCCCGCGCTCGTTCTGGCATCGGGGATGTTCGGCGAAGCCGACCTTTCCAAGCTCGTGCCGGTCGCCTCGGCCATCGAAATCGTCCACATGGCAACGCTGATTCACGACGATATCATCGACGGCGCGGATACCAGAAGAGGAGTGAAAACCGTTCACGCACGCTACGGACCTGATGTAGCGGTCTTCACAGGAGATTATCTCTTCACCAGGGCCTTTCGCATACTGTCGGAGTACGCGAGCCACGAAATGCTGTCCTCCGTAGCCAGGGCCGTCCAGGAGGTCTGCGAGGGAGAGATCGAGCAGTACGAGAGCAGGCGCAACGTGGCCGTGTCCTTCGGCCAGTATCTGCGGCGGATCCGCCAAAAGACCGCTATGCTCTTCGCCCTAAGCTGCTACGCGGGCGCCCTCGTCGCGGAAGCGCCGAGGAGCACCGCGGACGCGCTTCGCCGCTTCGGGCTCCACCTCGGAGTCGCGTTTCAGATCGCCGACGACATCCTGGATTTCTCCCAGGACAGCGCGACCACTGGAAAGCCTGCCGGGCACGACATCGCCTGCGGCGTATACACGCTGCCGGTCATATACGCGCTGGAAAGCGCCAAGTGGTCCAATGAACTGCGAAATCTCTTGAACGGCCTGGATGTGAACGGCGCTTCTCCCGGCTCCTCCGGCTGCGAAAACGAGCCTTGTGGGAGCCGGAACGGGAACGCCGCCGGCGACAGCGCGCGCGACGCGGCCTGGGACGCGGCTCGCGAGCGCGTCATCGCGATCGTGCGAGAATCGGGCGCCCTCCGGCGGGCGTCACGAACCGCCGAGAGGTGCGCCGCCCGAGCCAAGCGCTGCCTTGCTTCCCTTCCCGATGGAGCCGGCAAGGACATCCTCACCGACATCTTGGTGAGCGCCGTGTACCGCTCCAGCTGA
- a CDS encoding branched-chain amino acid ABC transporter permease: MGVSSSNKQKDASATSPGRAADGGGGVARATMRAVSTPAGRLAVWVVALVALPLVTVALGRAYVVYLYDLVMVNIILALGLNILTGFTGQISIGHAGFMAIGAYASAMLTGRLGVPFVIAMPVAALLTAAVGFGLGIPALRLHGHYLAIATLGFGVAVSQLFAVWEGFTGGYQGMKAPAASLFGFGFNTDLRYYYLALAITWLMLAAARNMLRTRPGRALMAVRDSEIAAQAMGVNLAKYKTAAFAISAFYAGVAGSLYAHLVKFISPFDFNLSVSLTLLASIVVGGLGSLPGSVLGAVFMTLLPHVFSRVKNLPLVLTGISLIVVVLFLPHGLVSLPWRLLPAWSWLKARLGMRRGFGARGSAKRGAA; this comes from the coding sequence GTGGGTGTGAGCTCGTCGAACAAGCAGAAGGACGCTTCAGCCACAAGTCCAGGCCGCGCCGCCGACGGTGGGGGTGGCGTTGCGCGGGCCACGATGCGCGCAGTGTCAACGCCAGCGGGGCGCTTGGCCGTCTGGGTGGTGGCGCTCGTTGCCCTCCCGCTCGTAACAGTGGCGCTGGGCAGGGCTTATGTGGTCTATCTCTATGATCTCGTGATGGTCAATATCATACTTGCTCTGGGGCTCAATATCCTGACCGGTTTCACTGGGCAGATATCCATTGGACATGCGGGATTCATGGCCATCGGTGCATATGCCTCGGCGATGCTCACCGGCCGGTTGGGCGTGCCGTTCGTGATAGCCATGCCCGTCGCCGCGCTCCTTACCGCCGCCGTTGGTTTCGGCCTGGGCATCCCCGCGCTCCGGCTTCACGGCCATTATCTCGCCATTGCAACGCTGGGGTTTGGGGTCGCGGTAAGCCAGCTATTCGCCGTGTGGGAAGGGTTCACCGGTGGTTACCAGGGGATGAAAGCTCCGGCGGCGTCGCTGTTCGGCTTTGGCTTCAACACAGACCTGCGTTACTATTACCTGGCGCTGGCCATCACCTGGCTTATGCTGGCGGCGGCGCGGAACATGCTCCGGACGAGGCCGGGAAGGGCCCTCATGGCTGTGCGCGACAGCGAGATCGCAGCCCAGGCCATGGGGGTTAACCTGGCCAAGTACAAGACGGCCGCATTCGCCATAAGCGCGTTCTACGCAGGAGTCGCTGGCAGCCTTTACGCCCACCTGGTCAAGTTCATCAGCCCGTTCGACTTCAACCTGAGCGTGTCGCTCACGCTCCTTGCGTCGATAGTCGTGGGCGGGCTGGGAAGTCTTCCCGGGTCGGTGCTAGGAGCCGTGTTCATGACGCTGCTGCCGCATGTTTTCAGCAGGGTGAAGAACCTGCCTCTGGTGCTCACGGGGATTTCGCTCATCGTGGTGGTCCTCTTTCTTCCGCACGGTCTCGTAAGCTTGCCGTGGAGGCTCTTGCCAGCTTGGTCCTGGCTGAAGGCGAGGCTAGGGATGAGAAGGGGTTTCGGGGCGAGGGGGTCGGCCAAACGTGGCGCTGCTTGA
- a CDS encoding ABC transporter substrate-binding protein: protein MRRCTLLVGTFLTLALVASFAGTFASAGAAQVPGVTDDQVLIGTFQDQSGPAAVVGINMRKGMEAYLNWVNSLGGINGRKIKLIVEDDGFQASRSMAAVKKLVEQDKVFALVGTLGTPGVVATIDYIMEKQVPSVYQGTGVSVLAFPPKKYFFPVQPNYISEGRIIAQYVVENLKMKRIAVACEQTDIGSEGLRGVKEQLVTYGIEPVAVVNFGAADVDFSSQVLKLIQAKPEAVIIYSTIKPCAGFLKQAATMGLSAQFLTTYVNADPVQMPSLAGEACVGLIAPGWVPVLGTDPDSQKYLEIYQKSFPNEMPSAFAAAGFIAAEVFCEGLRRAGSDVTRDKLIAALETLKDWNGIMAKGITYTPQWRSGKSSMYFMRFEKPKFEEDSVKVISDWVKLKI, encoded by the coding sequence GTGAGAAGGTGCACTTTGCTGGTGGGGACGTTCTTGACGCTTGCGCTCGTCGCGAGCTTCGCCGGGACCTTTGCCTCGGCCGGAGCGGCGCAGGTGCCCGGGGTGACCGATGATCAGGTGCTCATCGGAACCTTCCAAGACCAGTCCGGGCCCGCCGCGGTGGTCGGCATCAACATGCGCAAGGGCATGGAGGCTTATCTCAACTGGGTCAACTCCCTTGGGGGGATAAACGGTCGCAAGATCAAGCTCATCGTGGAGGACGACGGGTTCCAGGCGTCGCGGAGCATGGCCGCGGTGAAGAAGCTGGTTGAGCAAGACAAGGTGTTCGCCTTGGTGGGTACCCTCGGGACTCCTGGCGTGGTGGCAACGATCGACTACATCATGGAGAAGCAAGTTCCGTCAGTGTACCAGGGAACCGGCGTGAGTGTTCTGGCGTTCCCGCCGAAGAAGTACTTCTTCCCGGTACAGCCCAACTACATCAGCGAAGGCCGCATCATCGCCCAGTACGTCGTGGAGAACCTGAAGATGAAGAGGATCGCCGTGGCCTGTGAGCAAACGGACATTGGTTCCGAGGGCCTTCGGGGCGTGAAGGAACAGCTCGTGACATACGGAATCGAGCCTGTGGCTGTCGTGAACTTCGGCGCGGCCGACGTGGATTTCAGCTCCCAGGTGCTCAAGCTGATTCAGGCGAAGCCGGAGGCGGTCATCATCTACTCCACTATCAAACCGTGCGCGGGCTTCCTGAAACAGGCTGCGACCATGGGCCTTTCGGCCCAGTTCCTCACGACGTACGTGAACGCGGACCCTGTCCAAATGCCGAGCCTCGCTGGGGAAGCCTGCGTTGGGCTCATCGCACCCGGGTGGGTGCCTGTCCTGGGCACGGACCCAGATTCCCAAAAGTACCTTGAGATCTATCAAAAGAGCTTCCCGAACGAGATGCCGAGCGCCTTCGCAGCCGCGGGCTTCATCGCCGCCGAGGTGTTCTGCGAGGGCTTGAGGCGGGCCGGGAGCGACGTCACCCGTGACAAGCTTATCGCCGCGCTTGAGACGCTGAAGGATTGGAACGGCATAATGGCTAAGGGCATAACGTACACACCGCAGTGGCGGTCCGGGAAGAGCTCGATGTACTTCATGAGGTTCGAGAAGCCCAAATTCGAGGAGGACTCCGTGAAGGTCATCTCTGACTGGGTCAAGCTCAAGATCTGA
- a CDS encoding LysM peptidoglycan-binding domain-containing protein — protein MRHIVRHSLVLGLAILAALALPAMTWAAAQGEQQSTRGLLAHPSFRAGQSNQAYYRGTTAQAPAEVAVGPVNLDWQNLYQAQLRVNNGQDTWRLDPVQVARLEGASLGFDPAQDKYTLVSKVDVGRNSGTGEAQVLVEHSGRAYIVQLIQPFGPGPGMIWTVNSVREITSADEANAVARQASISFQYLGPYGPALATWRGEPAAQPQAPVTTTPVRPGQVYYVQPGDTLWAISVKNGVALYRLIELNPTVDANALWVGQVIIIQTPNDPWAVPGQSANCGSRAASQGTVHIVEPGDTLWQIALRYNAPVQAIMEANGITDANVLWVGQRLVIP, from the coding sequence TTGCGTCACATCGTACGACACTCGCTGGTTCTGGGGCTCGCCATCCTCGCCGCGCTGGCGTTGCCGGCGATGACATGGGCGGCGGCACAAGGTGAGCAGCAGTCCACGCGTGGCTTGCTCGCCCACCCCTCGTTCCGGGCGGGGCAGAGCAACCAGGCGTACTACCGCGGAACGACCGCCCAGGCGCCCGCCGAGGTTGCAGTCGGTCCGGTAAACCTTGACTGGCAGAACTTGTACCAGGCGCAACTGCGCGTGAACAACGGGCAGGATACCTGGAGGCTGGATCCGGTTCAGGTGGCCCGTCTCGAAGGCGCAAGCCTCGGGTTCGACCCGGCGCAGGATAAGTACACCCTGGTATCGAAGGTCGACGTCGGGAGGAACTCGGGAACTGGTGAGGCTCAGGTGCTCGTGGAGCACTCCGGGCGGGCCTATATCGTGCAGCTCATTCAGCCTTTCGGACCCGGCCCCGGCATGATATGGACGGTCAATTCCGTACGCGAGATCACATCTGCCGATGAAGCAAACGCGGTCGCGCGTCAGGCCTCGATCTCCTTCCAGTACCTCGGCCCGTACGGGCCGGCCCTGGCCACGTGGCGGGGTGAACCCGCAGCACAGCCCCAGGCTCCCGTCACCACGACGCCGGTGCGGCCTGGGCAAGTCTACTACGTGCAACCCGGGGACACTCTTTGGGCGATCTCCGTGAAGAACGGCGTCGCTCTCTACAGGCTCATTGAGCTCAACCCGACCGTAGACGCGAACGCCCTGTGGGTGGGCCAGGTTATCATCATTCAAACGCCGAACGACCCTTGGGCGGTCCCAGGCCAAAGCGCGAATTGCGGGTCGCGCGCGGCTTCCCAAGGCACGGTGCACATCGTCGAGCCGGGCGATACTCTCTGGCAGATCGCGCTGAGGTACAACGCCCCTGTGCAGGCGATCATGGAGGCGAACGGCATCACTGACGCCAACGTTCTCTGGGTCGGCCAGAGGCTCGTCATCCCGTAA
- a CDS encoding NusG domain II-containing protein, with the protein MGLKTFRKADLILALVIVGAAAGILAGRTLGRAWQGVARAGREVVIEVDNRHFRTVPFSQVKGVATVDVHAPGGHTVVVEIADDGRARVRSSDCPDKVCVKTGWIEHPGEIIVCLPNRAVVKIQGSAGASKPALDGIAY; encoded by the coding sequence ATGGGCTTGAAAACGTTCAGGAAGGCTGACCTCATCCTTGCGCTCGTCATCGTGGGCGCGGCCGCCGGCATCCTGGCGGGGCGAACACTTGGCCGGGCCTGGCAAGGGGTCGCTCGGGCCGGGCGAGAGGTAGTGATAGAGGTCGATAACCGGCATTTCCGCACGGTGCCTTTCTCACAAGTGAAAGGGGTCGCGACCGTGGACGTTCACGCGCCCGGCGGTCATACCGTTGTCGTCGAGATCGCCGACGACGGGCGCGCGAGGGTCCGTTCATCGGATTGCCCGGACAAAGTGTGCGTCAAGACCGGCTGGATAGAGCACCCTGGGGAGATCATCGTGTGTCTCCCCAATAGGGCGGTAGTGAAGATCCAGGGTTCGGCGGGCGCTTCCAAGCCTGCGCTCGATGGTATCGCGTATTGA
- a CDS encoding Gx transporter family protein, giving the protein MTRTRRLTHISIYTALALVLHITESFIPVPFMVPGAKLGLANIVTLLVIVLSGTYDAFIVVALRTFLGSLLSGALTNFAFSVVGGMLATVVMSVAYKRFSGVFGLVGVSVLGAISHNIGQLLVAGIVVGTMGVYAYLPVLLLAGVATGYFVGIAAGYVLRFLPKAVAQSADAGWPDDARAHEVPRLP; this is encoded by the coding sequence ATGACGAGAACACGGAGATTGACACACATATCTATCTATACGGCACTCGCCCTCGTGCTCCACATAACAGAGAGCTTCATCCCAGTGCCCTTCATGGTCCCCGGGGCTAAGCTGGGCCTCGCAAACATAGTCACACTCCTCGTGATCGTCCTTTCAGGAACGTATGACGCCTTCATCGTGGTGGCCCTGCGGACCTTTCTCGGGTCGCTCCTCTCTGGCGCACTCACGAACTTCGCGTTCAGCGTCGTCGGAGGCATGCTCGCGACCGTAGTGATGTCCGTCGCGTACAAGCGCTTCAGCGGGGTGTTTGGTCTCGTCGGCGTGAGCGTCCTGGGAGCCATATCCCACAATATCGGCCAGCTCCTTGTGGCTGGAATCGTCGTGGGCACCATGGGCGTGTACGCTTACCTGCCCGTGCTCCTGTTGGCCGGGGTCGCTACGGGGTACTTCGTCGGAATTGCCGCTGGGTACGTCCTGAGATTTCTGCCGAAAGCCGTCGCGCAGTCGGCCGATGCCGGGTGGCCGGACGACGCGCGGGCACATGAGGTCCCAAGGCTTCCCTGA
- a CDS encoding FMN-binding protein, with product MRKAWVLLAVAIAVVALASAVTLGAEAPAYKDGSYIGYVANDRGDVVIEVVIQFGRIVDVNMINPDKPQSYKHEPAKALFREYPLMVVKNQKAAIDAVSGATQSRNDYMKATQMALDIASGKYKGNVFYGLAKNPVNGNTLLAVTVAGKKVTKVEFITKKSDYDTLMPAKGADYGSKAAKEFFDKFPELAVKAQTDLKKIDAISGATHSYHEYLYAYENALKQAGLL from the coding sequence GTGAGGAAAGCTTGGGTGTTATTGGCAGTTGCGATAGCGGTAGTCGCCTTGGCGAGCGCCGTGACGCTCGGGGCTGAGGCGCCGGCGTACAAGGACGGGTCGTACATAGGCTATGTCGCGAACGATCGCGGCGATGTCGTCATCGAGGTCGTGATCCAGTTCGGGCGCATAGTCGATGTCAACATGATAAACCCGGACAAGCCTCAATCGTACAAACATGAGCCGGCAAAGGCCTTGTTCCGGGAATATCCCCTCATGGTTGTAAAGAACCAAAAGGCCGCGATAGACGCTGTGAGCGGCGCGACTCAGTCGCGCAACGACTACATGAAGGCGACGCAGATGGCTCTTGACATAGCGAGCGGCAAGTACAAAGGGAACGTGTTCTACGGGCTTGCCAAAAACCCAGTGAATGGCAACACTCTTCTTGCGGTGACCGTGGCGGGTAAGAAGGTCACAAAGGTTGAGTTCATAACGAAGAAGTCCGATTATGACACCCTCATGCCGGCGAAGGGCGCGGACTACGGTTCCAAGGCCGCGAAGGAGTTCTTCGACAAGTTTCCGGAACTCGCTGTGAAGGCGCAAACGGACCTGAAGAAGATCGATGCCATAAGCGGTGCTACCCACAGCTACCACGAGTACCTCTACGCATACGAGAACGCGCTGAAGCAGGCTGGCTTGCTCTGA
- a CDS encoding ABC transporter ATP-binding protein translates to MLRLCDIDVYYGLVLALRQVSIDVSEGEIVALLGANGAGKTTTLRAISGVVRPRRGRIEFVGERIDGFAPERIVQMGIVQAPEGRQIFPELSVKENLLIGTYARRDRKAVAQDFDRVYTHFPVLKERERQPAGTLSGGEQQMLAIGRALMARPKVLLLDEPSLGLAPIMTRQIFDIIRTLNAEGTTILLVEQNARLALGVSTRAYILETGRIVLSGQSESLLKSEEVKRSYLGAGAAHA, encoded by the coding sequence ATGCTCCGGCTTTGTGACATCGACGTATACTACGGCTTGGTCCTCGCGCTTCGGCAGGTCTCCATTGACGTATCCGAGGGAGAGATCGTGGCGCTTCTTGGGGCGAACGGAGCTGGCAAGACCACTACTCTCCGGGCGATATCGGGAGTGGTGCGCCCGAGGCGGGGTAGGATCGAGTTCGTGGGCGAGCGTATCGACGGCTTCGCACCAGAGCGCATAGTCCAAATGGGGATCGTGCAGGCACCCGAGGGACGCCAGATCTTCCCTGAACTGTCCGTCAAGGAGAACCTTCTGATAGGAACCTACGCGCGGCGCGACCGGAAGGCGGTCGCTCAGGACTTCGACAGGGTGTACACGCATTTCCCCGTGCTCAAGGAGAGGGAGCGTCAGCCGGCCGGCACGCTCTCCGGCGGCGAGCAGCAGATGCTTGCCATCGGCCGGGCCCTTATGGCCCGGCCCAAGGTGCTTCTCCTCGATGAGCCGTCTCTCGGGCTCGCGCCGATCATGACAAGGCAGATATTCGATATCATAAGGACGCTCAACGCGGAAGGGACGACCATCCTCTTGGTCGAGCAGAACGCCCGCCTCGCGCTCGGCGTTTCGACAAGGGCTTATATCCTCGAGACTGGGCGAATCGTTCTCTCGGGTCAGAGCGAAAGCCTTTTGAAGAGCGAGGAGGTGAAACGTTCGTACCTCGGAGCCGGTGCCGCGCACGCTTGA
- a CDS encoding branched-chain amino acid ABC transporter permease, translated as MLGQQIVSGLAAGCLYALAALGLVLVYRTMDIVNFAHGEMAMVSTFVAYTLLARAGLPYAVAALGALAFAAIFGMLVERVFLRPIQNGPLISMMIMTLGLFMVFNGAAGWVWGFDPVSFPYAVKGRPFVLGGIIITRDSLLVLAVTCAMALGLYLVLRFTMAGIAIRATSQNARAARLMGVPVPRVYSLTWGMSSVLGAVAGILIAPTTFLSPNMMAEVQIKAFTAAVLGGFSSLPGAVVGGLLLGVLENIVAGYISTQLKSTFAFALIVAVLCVRPSGILGTPPKRKV; from the coding sequence ATGTTGGGCCAGCAGATCGTGAGCGGGCTTGCGGCAGGGTGCCTGTACGCCTTGGCTGCGCTAGGTCTCGTGTTGGTCTACCGAACCATGGACATAGTGAACTTCGCCCACGGCGAGATGGCCATGGTCTCGACGTTTGTTGCATACACTCTCCTCGCTCGCGCGGGCCTGCCGTATGCGGTCGCGGCGCTCGGAGCGCTCGCTTTCGCGGCGATCTTCGGGATGCTGGTAGAGCGAGTGTTCCTGAGGCCCATCCAGAACGGCCCGCTCATTAGCATGATGATAATGACCCTCGGTCTTTTCATGGTTTTCAACGGCGCGGCAGGATGGGTATGGGGGTTCGACCCCGTGAGCTTCCCATACGCCGTGAAGGGGCGGCCGTTCGTTTTGGGCGGGATCATCATCACCCGCGACAGCCTTCTTGTGCTCGCTGTGACTTGCGCGATGGCCCTGGGACTGTACCTCGTGCTCAGGTTCACCATGGCTGGGATAGCAATAAGGGCCACGAGTCAGAACGCCAGGGCAGCGAGGCTCATGGGCGTGCCCGTGCCGCGTGTGTACTCGCTCACGTGGGGAATGAGCTCGGTGCTCGGCGCGGTGGCGGGGATCCTGATCGCTCCGACCACGTTCCTGAGCCCCAACATGATGGCTGAGGTGCAGATCAAGGCGTTCACCGCGGCCGTGCTCGGCGGGTTTTCGAGCCTGCCCGGCGCGGTCGTGGGAGGTCTTCTGCTCGGAGTGCTGGAGAACATCGTTGCAGGGTACATCTCTACGCAGCTCAAGAGCACGTTCGCCTTCGCGTTGATAGTCGCGGTGCTCTGCGTCCGCCCGAGCGGGATACTCGGAACACCCCCCAAGAGGAAGGTGTAA
- a CDS encoding acetyl-CoA C-acetyltransferase, whose product MRQAVIVSAVRTAIGTFGGTLAEVPAWELGAVVIEEALRRARVAPSDVDEVIMGNILQAGQGQNPARQAAIKAGVPVEVPSMTINKVCGSGLKAVILAAQAVMLGDADVVVAGGMENMNQAPYLLTRARTGYRMGHGELTDSMIRDGLWCAITDVHMGVTAENLAEKYGISRREQDEFALRSQERAQRAITEGRFDEEIVPVEVRARKGEVVRFARDEHPRFGTTIEKLAALRPAFKKDGTVTAGNASGINDGAAAVVVMSQEEAVSRGLEPMATIVSYASVGVEPSEMGLGPVPATRKALAKAGLVLDQIDLIEANEAFAAQSLAVGRELGWDPEKVNVNGGAIALGHPIGASGARILVTLLHEMKRTAARLGLATLCVGGGMGLAAVVRRGANVAM is encoded by the coding sequence ATAGGAACTTTCGGTGGGACCTTGGCCGAGGTCCCCGCGTGGGAGCTTGGCGCGGTGGTCATCGAGGAGGCGCTCAGGCGCGCGCGCGTTGCACCCTCGGACGTCGACGAGGTCATAATGGGCAACATCCTGCAGGCGGGACAAGGCCAGAATCCGGCGAGACAGGCCGCGATCAAGGCCGGAGTGCCCGTCGAGGTCCCTTCGATGACCATCAACAAGGTGTGCGGCTCCGGCCTCAAGGCTGTCATCCTCGCCGCGCAGGCCGTGATGCTCGGCGATGCGGACGTCGTCGTGGCCGGCGGCATGGAGAACATGAACCAGGCCCCTTACCTGCTTACGCGAGCAAGGACAGGGTACCGCATGGGCCATGGCGAGCTTACCGACAGCATGATAAGGGATGGCCTGTGGTGCGCCATCACCGATGTGCACATGGGGGTCACCGCGGAGAACCTCGCCGAGAAATACGGCATCTCCAGGCGCGAACAGGACGAGTTCGCGTTGCGCAGCCAAGAGAGGGCCCAGAGAGCCATCACAGAGGGACGGTTTGACGAAGAGATCGTCCCGGTGGAGGTCCGGGCGAGGAAGGGCGAGGTCGTGAGGTTCGCCCGCGACGAACACCCGCGCTTCGGAACCACCATCGAGAAGCTGGCTGCCCTGCGGCCCGCCTTCAAGAAAGACGGTACCGTGACCGCAGGAAACGCCTCCGGCATCAACGACGGTGCAGCCGCCGTCGTGGTGATGTCGCAAGAGGAAGCGGTGTCTCGCGGCCTCGAGCCGATGGCGACCATCGTAAGCTACGCGTCGGTGGGTGTCGAGCCGTCGGAGATGGGGCTGGGACCTGTGCCAGCCACGCGAAAGGCGCTCGCCAAAGCTGGGCTCGTCCTCGATCAGATCGACCTCATCGAGGCGAACGAGGCTTTCGCCGCGCAGTCCCTGGCAGTTGGTCGGGAGCTCGGCTGGGATCCGGAGAAGGTCAACGTGAACGGCGGTGCGATTGCGTTAGGGCATCCGATAGGCGCGAGCGGTGCCAGGATCCTGGTGACTTTGCTTCATGAGATGAAGAGGACGGCCGCGCGGCTTGGCCTCGCCACCCTTTGCGTGGGCGGCGGCATGGGACTGGCAGCTGTGGTCCGGCGGGGTGCCAACGTCGCCATGTGA